In Fusarium verticillioides 7600 chromosome 6, whole genome shotgun sequence, the sequence AGAGACGCCTTGCTCTTGGGTCGTTCATATTGATCCCTGAAACGGACCTGTTTGCGTGTCCTGATTGGAGCCATACTGAAGATTGCTATGTGGGTTAGTTTTCTCGTGGTGTCTCCAGTCTGGCCACTGTAGAGCAACTCTCAATGTCACACAATTTCTagtcaaggaggaggatctAGGCTTTTTATACATATTCATTCTTATTTATTCATATTTTAGGTCTTTATCCCGAACGACAGTAACCATGTTCGCAGCGCAGTACATATATGATGCTTGGTCCTGAGTATGAACAAAGACTTATCCTGACAAGACCGACTTTGGCTGTATAAGTGTCTGATGCTAAACCGCACAGTCTTATGGCTGTTAGTTCTGTAAGAAATAGCCATAATTCAATATGAGGTCTGCTCCGTGTTGATCGTTCGTTCTGAGCACCCATATGCGCACTCAAGCCCTTTCCAGGCTTGCTAATTAGGTACAGTGCTGGAGGTCTAAGACAACATGTAAATTATATCAGACTTGAAGTTGCATGGTAAAACATTGATACCTTTTTCACGGATCCGAAGACATTCATAGTGTTGAATTTTACTTTTTTTTCGTTTCGCGTGTTGTAATCAACGTCAACACTCGGGAAAACTCTAGATTAGCAGATTGACCTCTGCTCTGCCCTGATATTGGAATGATCGACTGACAACGTCCTATAGCTCGACCCAAGATCCGCCTAAAATTCCATTGATGCGAAATTCTGCAGAAATTCCATCGTATTTTGTCTTGTAGCTCCACGAGAAGCTCTTTCTGCATGTCTTTGAGACGATGTTGCTACCGATATTGCGGGTTTGGTCGAAAAGCATATCCACGCAGCCTGCAGAGACACCAACCTATCGACTTTACAGAAGTGTTGAATATATCGACAGATACTGCCCTGGAGGATATCACTCCATTGAAGTCAACAAAAACCTAAACCAGCGATATCACATAGTTGATAAGCTAGGCCAAGGTGGTTATTCGACTGTTTGGCTTGCCCGAGATCAGGAGCTCAACAAGTATGTTGCCATCAAAGTCGGCACAGCTGATCAAGTCTCGAAAGAGAGTGTTATTCTGCTCAAAATGGCTGGCAGTCCCACCAACGAGTTCTCTGgtcatctcatcactcaaGTACCTGATCATTTCACACTTCATGGGCCCCACGGCACACACCCTTGCATTGTCACTGCACCAGCCAGATGTAGCGTTGCCGGGTCGATCAAAACTTCGAGATACAACGCACTCCGACTTGAAGTAGCCAGGGCTCTGGCTGCGCAGCTCATCTTGGCAACGGCATACGTCCACCGGGCCGGCTTTGTTCACGGTGGTAAGTCCCAAACCCGCGTCTTTGGGTCGCTCAGACGACATCTGATACGCTCTAGACATTCATCTCAGAAATGTGTTGCTCCAATTGCCTGGCTCCGAGATCGACCAGCTCTCCATCCAACAGATTTATGAGAAATACTATAAACCAGAGCCTTACCCTTTGGCTAGAACCGAGGGTCAGCTAGTTACCTCAACATCCGTGCCAAAGAACATCTACACGCCAAACTGGCTCGACAAACCGAGCGACGAAGTCCTACTACCCTCAGCCAAACTATGGCTCGCCGACTTTGGAACAACCTTCAACCCTTCGCAGGAAACCAGATTGATGTCTTATACCCACTTACAAAACCGGCCACCAGAAGCTAAGTTTGATCCCACAAAGCCTCTTACGTTCTCCTCCGACATATGGAGTCTGGGGCTTATGGTCTGGGAGGTCATGGGTGATGGGCCATTCATGAGTAGCTTTCTGTTCAATTGGGACAAGGTAATTGCTGACCAGGTCGATGCACTTGGCCCGCTACCACGGGAATGGTGGGAGAAGTGGGAGGCAAGGTTGAATGATTTTGAGGACGACGGGCAACCAAAAGGGGGGCGGGAATATTGGTCGCTTGAGAAACGCTTTCACATGAATATCCAGGATCCGAGAGTGGAAGAGGGCACTGAACAGATGGATAATGATGAGGCTCACGCCTTTTTAGATATGAGCAAAGGGATGCTGCGCTCCAGACCAGAAGAGCGTCTGACAGTTGATCAGGTTCTGCGATCGGAGTGGATGAGTAAGTGGGCTCTACCTCTTGCGGAGGAAGCTTGGGAGCGTAAACTTTCGGACTGAAGGGGATCTGACAAGAGAAACTCATTATTTGAAAATGAGTTCGATAGTTCCGATGTTGATTAAGATTTCGTTGTTAGTGATAGACAAACCAGAGCACCCGTGCTTTACTAGACACCATGAGGAGAAATCAGGAAAGTTGAATCAGTTTGATACCCAGTATCTAGGGCGCGTCTCTTGACAGATACCTCTCTGAGGCAAGTGAAAGGTCAAGTGAAagttctttgacttcttcttaCATCCCCTCCAAGCCAACAAGCCAGTGTTTGACctttttcagcttcaatATCGCCGTTTTGAATATAAAATGGCCAATGCGTGTTCTCAACGCATTGAGAAAGTCTATAATATGGAATATTGTGCTCAAGTGGCTCCTATGGTGAAACTGGCCCCCGTCAACTCTTAGAATAGTTACTGGCTGTCACATGGAAGCCTGTTTGCTTTTGTTAAGCATTTGCTTTCACTCTCGACAGTTTTTGATCACTTTACCTATCACAATTGTCTAGTGACTTGGCGATACGCGGATTCAGTCGGAACTTCGTAGTTCGCGGTAAAACTTTCGGCCTGTGATTGCTTAACCCCGTTGTTGACGTGAAGAACGACCAGGTTGAATGAGCCCGGTAAGAATTCCACCACTCAACTCGGAAGAAACGCAGGGAAATGGAAACTTCCCAAACTTCACAGCCACCTACCTCCTGGCTCCCCGAAGTGGAAACGGAATCAGCCAGGTTCAGGTTTGCACAACCCGATGCAGCATCACTCCGATCCCCAAATGGACGGAACTCGGAAGTCAAATGCAGGTACTGAGGTACTCTCGCAGGTCTGAACCGTTGTTGGGTCTTGTGAGCTCAATCGGGGTTGGTGGATGTGAATTGTCATAGAAACCTTTGGTTCCCCTGAGAGGTTGTAAAGCTACCGACATACCCATGCAAGTGCTTGCAAGGAAACTGACAAGTGAGCCAACTGAAATGTAACAACAAACACACATGCCAGCTAGGCCAAGGCAGGACTCTGCTCGATACTAATGTGATGGATGGTCTTTTTCTCTCGGCTGGACCGAACTGCTGTAAGGCGAGCCAGCTCTGATCCGTGGAAGCTGTAGACAGTCTATGAAACGCCTGGAGGCCAAAGAATACGTAACGCTTGGATATGACGATCAGTGGAGTCATTTGGTGCAAGGTGATCGGTCTGGACAATGAATTCATTGTCTAATCGATCGAAGATGAGGTGACTGACGATCAGCATGTTGCTGCAAACCTAGCCTGAGCataattttactttatttgCTCCGGGATACAATAGAAACACACTATCGTAAAAACGTACGACCGGTCTGATCACCCAAAATTGGGTGCCTCGATCGAGAGTCGCTCTCAAGGTCGTTTCTGGTCATTGGTGACAATTGTGACAATTGTGACAATTGTGATAATCAATTGACGTtacgaaaaaaaaaaaaaaaaaaaaaaaaaaaaaaaagaaaagaaccaTGTCACCTCAACGTTCAAAAGCGGGATACAACTACCGTTTGTGTGGTGCCTGGCAGATGGCAAGTTTCATCCAAAGCCACCACGGCCGTAACTCGAAACACGgaacgacaagaagagaaaacgCTAAGTCGAACCTGGCAGGACAATCGAATTAGTCTCGGCCGGGATCTCCCCTGTCCGTCCCAAGAACACGCGTTGTAACGCTGCATCGTTCTGTCCTCAGGGGTCTTCAGGGCATCATTACATTCTATGGTGGTTCGACCTTATTCCGCGAGCCTGGGCCTTAGGCGACTGAACGTGGCCTCCAGAACAAGCTAGACAGTGGAGGTTATCAACAATATGACAACCCCGGGTTAAAGTCGAAATGACAACGGCGATGATACATCGTCAAGATTACCGGCAGTCTTCGCGATTTTGTCAGGAGTACCAGCACAGCGACTACTTCGAGATTTCGAGTTGCTTATTGGCTTGGCGATTCTTCGGAATATCGTATTTCGCTTTTGTGAACGTGAGACGTcgtttttttttgtttttttttgtttttttggCGGGAATACCACCACGGAGAAACATTTAAGCTAAATAATAGGCGTTGGACGTGCCCCATCAGTGTGGATTGATACCTAGCGCATGGAGGCTAATTGATCCATGACGTGAGCACGCCACCGGGAGCTTTCATCAATAGTGCCGTTGATCAGTGATGATCTCAAGTGCGCAGAAGTTGGTGGAGTGTGCGGTCGAAATTCTATAAGCGATTGCTGCTAGTCATTTGAACAAGTCTGTATCGGTAAATGAATGCTTACAAGCCATGACTGGCTCGCAATTCCGACGACGTACTGTAGACAGCCATCAACCTGTGTAGCCCAGAGAGACTAAATTTGTCGTTATAGACTAAGGTTGGGTACAGACTGGTGATTCAGGTGAAGGACAGGGCTGCCACATATGTTGCGACTggctgctcaagctgcccTTTTCGTCATTCTATCCTTTGAATGAAACAACCAGTGCACTTCCCGATTCGTCGTTAGCCAAGTAAGCATAGTTTCAAGGTTGGTAACTCAAACCTTGAGACTGTAAGAGCAAACAGCAATTACTCTCATTAGAGCTCTATTTGGCAAAGAATATTGCAACGTAACTGGTAGAAGATTCAGTTGGCTGTTGAAAACATCCCGATGAAACACTGACTTAATAATTGATTCCATAGTGAATCGCATCGTGTCTGGATGTTGTTTGGCTTCGACTTCAGCCGCAGGCGATTACTTTTCTGTTTTACCAAAAGCTACCCGGGACTTCATGATTGCTAAAACAAACAAGCATTTGCCGATCGTTCCGGACTTGGGAAACACCGGAAGGGTAGGCTCGCAAGATTTTGACCCGAGAGTCCTGGTTAGTCGCTTTCCCCTTGCGAGCTCTCTTTTGGGATGCTATCAGGTCCAGAATAGGAACTGGTAAGGTTGTGAAGGGAAGGAAACTTCGGAGGGTAGTAGGGCTGGAAGGCATCGGCGTCGTCTCAGATCTGTAGCTCAGTAGCTGATGATTGGCTGCCCTGATGTTGAAACAGACTAGGGCGGCCTGTTCCTGAGACTCCTTGGCGTCAAACACATGCGCCCAGGGGATGTCTCGCCATGCTACTGGACGGGTGGTGGCGCTCGGTGCTAAAAATGAACACCCGTACTAAAGATAGAGATGGAAGCTGGGTAGCCACGAGACCATTCGGCGTTGACAACTCTGGCTAATCTGGTTATCTTCGGCATGATGAAAGGAATCGCGGAGAGCCAATGCTGTCCATGACCTATTTTCTTAACCTATTGTGATTCTTATGCATAGATTTTGAGTGGTACGCAAGCGCCATGTTTCGTAGTCCATCACAAGCACTCAGTAATAAAGTACCTAGAAGACTTGGGGGTAGTCTAGCCTCAAGGAGGACCAGTGATCCAATCAGAACACTATAGGTGGTGAATTGAGGTCTTTCATCCTGTTCAGAGCTATCACAGCAAATGAGGCCCAGAGATGATGCACAAGCAAGGCGATTCAACCTTTCAGTCAGGCCATCAGTCACGCCAAGCCTGCGTTTGGCCGTGTTAGCCAGATCCATGATCACTTATTCCACGAACCTTGTCCGTTATAGGTGGCCTGCTTTCGTGATTTGCATCCCCGTCAAGTCCGGTGGAAACGGTGGATTTGTGGACAGGCTCTACAATATCTCCGTTCTCCTATCAATTGGCGAAATGCTGCCAAAGGGGAAGTGGACCAAGTCCCTTGGTGTTGTAATCCCCTTTGACGTAGCAACCCGTGCCTGAACCATACAAGTAACTGTTGACATACTCAGGGTGTAAGGTTTACGGATACTCAATCGTGGTTTCTTCGGAAGCCTGCTGTAGATCCATGGAGAGGAGCAAGTGCGAGGGTTAATCACATGGCGATGTTATTTTTAGGAAGAGTCAAGAAACAATCTCCATCCTTGTTAATGGGATCGTGATGCATAGTAATTACCAGCATCGGCATCGCTTTGCTCTTGTTAAGATAGAAGTGATCCTTCTTAGGTAGATCAGAGGACGAGCACGTTATTTTCTCAGTAGCGAGGTCGGTAACGGTCTGATTGCAAGCGACGATGCCTTGGCACCTTCCATCTGTCACGACCAACCGTCAGTGGCTTGCGGTGGCGGTCTGGGGAAGCAGCGCCGGACCACGATGCTCCCATCAAGAGAAAAATCCGAACAAAAACAAAAGCAAGTGCCTTCCATACCCTGACCCAGCATCTTTAGTGGCTGGCCCAAAAATGTCCAAACGGCCAATTGGCAACCTCCAGGGCACCAAGCAAGCGCTGCTGCGTGATTGGCGGATATGGTGCCTGTACCTGCAGAAGCCTGTGCGCCGTGTGCGGGACGTTAACGGGTCCGGGCCATCGATGCCCCTGATCCTTCTTAACATGTTCTAATATGGTGGCGCAGCGTTTCATTCATCAGTTGCACTTGCCCATTCGTAGAGATGGATGATACCCAAGAAAAAGACGGCAGACGCGGAAGGAGCAATTTGTCCTggggaaaaggaaagaaacaTCTCAGGCAGGAAAAGAGAGCGAACCCCTTTTTGCGTTGTAAATTACGACAAGTATTATGCGTCAATGATAATGCACTTTCAGTAGGGGATATCAATGACTGCAACCTGAGTCCGCATCCACTACCTGAATTGTCTCTGTTCCTCATTGTCTTAGTCTAACCGCTATTTCAGCGTCCAAGTGCAAGCCTCACAACGGGGTGTGAATTTTCCCGCTGTCGATGCCCCGCAAAGTGCTCTAAACGCCCACCTCAGTAACCGGCTAGGTAGAGGCTCTGTCTCGCTTTTGATCAACTGAGAGGCGCTCTGCTAGTGGCCATCAGCACATGCAGTAGCGCCTCGGAGCTTTAATCAGAGTATGCATAACCGCCTTTCGATTTGTATTGGCTCACATTCAGCACTGTTTTCTCATGGCAAGCGCCTGAAGATCGGAATATGCAGTGCGGCCTCTTGAAGCGCAGCCCAGCAGCGGGAGATGGGCCAGCTGAAGCAAGCCCTGTCAAGCATAAACAAAAAGTTATGTTGACCTTTCTAAGAATGGCATTTCGGCAAGGCAAGCAAAGACAAGGTTGGTTCTCATCCATGGCCAGGCACAGGCATCACATTGGCTACCGTTGGGCATTGCGCTTCGCATGGTGCGAACTCGCTCGCTCATCAGTCCATCCACAGCCAAGACCTGAGAGAGATACACACCCTGGATAATTCTGCCACAGATCATTGGGCTTGCACCGAGCCGCTGTTAAAGTCCCTGTCAATGGAGAAACCTCTAACGACATGGGTCCCTGTCACGGATACTCATCCTTGTCATTGTCCCTGAGGCGCCCTGGACCACAAACCGTCGTGTCAAACCTCACCGGACGGACCTGAATTCTTGAGAGACCTTTTCGAACCTTCAGCCGACCGTCGATGCTCAACCTGACTTAGAGGAGTATCAGGGGTTCCCATCGCCAGTGGTATCTCCACCAGGCATGGGCCATAGAGGGGACAACCCATGTTTGGTACCAGATGCCGGGCTTGCTCTCTGCCTCCGCAGGCCAGCACTCCTCCAGGTCTTATGATAGACACAGAGACTCGTGGGTATATAGATGCTTCCCATTCCCATCTCTTTCGACCTTTTCTTTTGGATTATCACtcacctttttcttttcctcttttctttacaTCAAaatttctcttttttctggTGTCAAAGTCATTCGTTTCCTTTGACTCCGTTTCTTAATATTCTGTTCTGCATACAACACACTCGCTACACACACAACTACTTATTACCACCCCCCGACAATTCTTTTACCATGAAGGCCAACTTTGCCCTTCTGGCTCTCACTGCCAGCCTTGGCGAGGTCTCCGCTTGGGGTAACTGGAAGGAGGCTCCCAAGTACACTCCTCCCCGtgccatcgacaacaagTGTCAGGAGAACCAGAAGAAAGGCTGGTACTGGGATGATCTCCAGGTCGGTCAGTTCGAGAAGTACAACGACTTTGATTTCAAGGGCTGGACCTGTGGAACCGATAAGTCGAAGCGCGATCTCACTGGCCGACACTTTGGCAAGTCTATCTCTGCTGAGTGTGGCCCTGCCAAGGAGGCCGCTCCCTCTTTCGGATGTGGTGCTGGCAGCAAGGAGAAGTCTTTCTCTCTGAAGAAGTTCCACGTCCGACCCGAGTTTGACTGCCGTCTTGAGTTCCACTATGACATGCCTGACGGCTCTACTTGCAAGCACCAGGCCGACTGCTCTAAGGACGGTACCGATGTTTACAACAGCCAGTGTGGTGGCGCTAAGAAAGTCCGCTTCGTCTACCCCCCTCAGcccaacaagcccaaggacAAGTGCCGTATCGAGGTTCCCCAGATCGACTTCGACTGTGacaagcctcagcctcccaGCAACACCTACACCGTCCCCTCTGGCGAGAACACCTACACCGTCCCCTCTGGCGAGAATACCAAGACCGTTCCTGCTGGTGAGGAGACTACTACTGCTCCTGCCGGTGGCAACACCGAGACTGTCCCCTCTGGCGAGAACACTGAGACTGTTCCCGCTGGTGAGCAAACTACCTCTGGATCTTCTCCCGCTGAGACCACCTCCGCTCCTGTAGGTGAGAACACCGAGACTGTCCCTGCTGGTGAGAACACTGAGACCGTCCCCGCCGGCGAGCAAACCACTTCTGGTTCTACTCCTGCTGAGACCACCTCCGCTCCCGTTGGCGAGAACACCTACACCGTCCCCTCTGGCgagaacaccaagactgtTCCTGCTGGTGAGCAGACCACCTCTGGCTCATCTGGTTCTGAGACTACCTCTGCTCCTTCTGGCGACAATACCGAGACTGTCCCTGCCGGTGAGAACTCCAAGACCGTTCCCGCTGGTGAGAACACTGAGACTGTCCCTGCCGGTGAGGAAACCAAGACTGTTCCTTCTGGcgaagagaccaagactgtcCCTGCTGGCGGCAAGACCacttctggatcttctggctctgagaCTACCTCTGCTCCTTCTGGCGAGACCACCGAGACTGTCCCTGCCGGCgagaacaccaagactgtGCCCGCTGGtgaggagaccaagaccgtCCCTGCTGGTGAGAACACCTCCGTTATCACCACCGTCTACGACAGCACCTCCACCGTCTACACCACTgaggtcaagaccatcacTTCTTGTGGTCCTGAGGTTACCAACTGCCCCGTCACTGCTGGTACCCCCGCCATTGTCACTGAGACTGTCGCCATCTCCACCACTATCTGCCCTGTGACTGAGACTCTTACCGGCG encodes:
- a CDS encoding CMGC/SRPK protein kinase, coding for MLLPILRVWSKSISTQPAETPTYRLYRSVEYIDRYCPGGYHSIEVNKNLNQRYHIVDKLGQGGYSTVWLARDQELNKYVAIKVGTADQVSKESVILLKMAGSPTNEFSGHLITQVPDHFTLHGPHGTHPCIVTAPARCSVAGSIKTSRYNALRLEVARALAAQLILATAYVHRAGFVHGDIHLRNVLLQLPGSEIDQLSIQQIYEKYYKPEPYPLARTEGQLVTSTSVPKNIYTPNWLDKPSDEVLLPSAKLWLADFGTTFNPSQETRLMSYTHLQNRPPEAKFDPTKPLTFSSDIWSLGLMVWEVMGDGPFMSSFLFNWDKVIADQVDALGPLPREWWEKWEARLNDFEDDGQPKGGREYWSLEKRFHMNIQDPRVEEGTEQMDNDEAHAFLDMSKGMLRSRPEERLTVDQVLRSEWMSKWALPLAEEAWERKLSD